From Apium graveolens cultivar Ventura chromosome 9, ASM990537v1, whole genome shotgun sequence, the proteins below share one genomic window:
- the LOC141684724 gene encoding uncharacterized protein LOC141684724 isoform X3 has translation MILITVTLNEHNYNQWSRSMRIALSSKLKLGFVNGTCVKPACTDNLFTYWTRCNDIVISWLLNTVSPEIRQSVMYLNDAHEIWEDLRIRFAQTNIPKLFNLRREIAYLNQGNMSVSSYFTKFRSLNDELDALTDVPRCDCKKCTCSVNEKLDKFYKSTKLSQFLMGLSDQYTAIRGHLLLMSPVPSLSAAYSILMQEESQRECISGTSSVDSSESIALAVKQNDVGRFSQFQSNSGNKITRISKLKTNADSNVICEICSMTGHNKDKCFCVHGYPEWHRLYGKPKPKPKVQNNRNSDVKNSRAYNVISDAVHEGTDKNSESGAFTNAQCQQLMNMIQTSLKDLSSAASHTASNQNANLGHHHLAGPYLEEDHRDW, from the exons ATGATCTTAATCACTGTTACTCTCAACGAACACAACTACAATCAGTGGTCTAGATCTATGCGTATTGCTTTATCATCAAAACTGAAGTTAGGTTTTGTCAATGGAACATGTGTTAAGCCTGCTTGTACTGATAATCTGTTTACTTACTGGACTCGTTGTAATGATATTGTAATTTCATGGCTGCTTAACACTGTTTCTCCTGAAATTAGACAGAGTGTTATGTACTTGAATGATGCTCATGAAATTTGGGAGGATTTGAGAATTAGGTTTGCTCAGACAAACATTCCGAAACTGTTCAATCTTCGAAGAGAAATTGCCTATCTAAATCAAGGAAATATGTCAGTCTCTTCATACTTCACTAAGTTTCGCTCCTTAAATGATGAATTAGATGCTCTAACTGATGTGCCTCGATGTGATTGTAAAAAGTGCACTTGCTCTGTTAATGAGAAACTGGATAAATTCTATAAGAGCACAAAATTATCTCAGTTCTTGATGGGATTAAGTGATCAGTATACTGCAATTAGAGGACATTTGTTGTTGATGAGTCCGGTTCCAAGTTTGAGTGCTGCTTATAGTATACTGATGCAAGAAGAAAGTCAAAGAGAATGTATCTCTGGTACTAGCAGTGTCGATTCATCTGAGTCAATAGCTTTGGCAGTGAAGCAAAATGATGTTGGGAGGTTTTCTCAATTTCAGTCTAATTCTGGAAACAAGATTACTCGTATCTCTAAACTAAAGACTAATGCAGATAGTAATGTGATTTGTGAAATTTGTAGTATGACAGGTCACAATAAGGATAAATGTTTCTGTGTGCACGGATATCCTGAATGGCATAGACTCTATGGCAAGCCTAAGCCCAAACCAAAGGTTCAAAATAATAGGAACTCTGATGTTAAGAACTCTCGTGCTTACAATGTTATTTCAGATGCTGTTCATGAAGGGACTGATAAGAATAGTGAATCTGGAGCTTTCACTAATGCACAATGTCAGCAACTAATGAACATGATACAGACAAGTCTTAAGGATCTCTCCTCTGCTGCAAGTCATACTGCTTCAAATCAAAATGCAAATCTTGGACATCATCATCTAGCTG GACCATATCTTGAAGAAGACCATAGAGATTGGTGA
- the LOC141684724 gene encoding protein HOMOLOG OF MAMMALIAN LYST-INTERACTING PROTEIN 5-like isoform X2 yields MSTGNENEPAKLLLPFLQRADELHVHDPLVAYYCRLYAMERGLKIPQTERTKTTNALLVSLIKQLEKDKKSLELTPDDSLHIEGFALNVFAKADKQDRAGRADKGTAKTFYAASIFFEILNQFGQLQPDLEQKQKYAAWKAADISKALKEGRKPVAGPPGVDNDLSSPSSSGYDPEKSNTDPDMKPAPEFDQSSRSYDKIDPQPSLNTTPLHPSNILSTPSNIPHNTKNYQSPTFHQPPSTDDYPSHNFHQLPPNDDYSSLQSPNLTGRSDNSTSAHLYQQPFPQEPQQHFPHYQSQDIPSHLYPNFQTYPSFTESSLPAAPSHHPSYYQGSETSYNTTSASNASKFHITSQQSLNGRNGNILDPAPTSVQEYQYDSNYQPSPEKIAEAHKAARFAVGALAFDDVAIAIDYLQKSLELLTNPSAGK; encoded by the exons ATGAGTACGGGGAATGAAAACGAACCAGCAAAGCTGCTGTTACCTTTCTTACAACGAGCAGATGAGTTGCACGTTCACGATCCTCTCGTCGCTTACTACT GTCGACTTTATGCCATGGAACGAGGATTAAAAATTCCTCAGACGGAGCGTACTAAGACTACCAATGCTCTTCTTGTTTCTCTTATCAAACAGCTTGAAAAG GATAAGAAGTCACTAGAGTTGACACCCGATGATAGTTTACACATTGAAGGATTTGCGTTGAACGTCTTTGCAAAGGCAGACAAGCAAGATCGGGCTGGTCGAGCTGATAA GGGTACTGCAAAGACCTTCTATGCTGCTAGTATTTTCTTTGAAATTCTCAATCAATTTGGCCAACTTCAACCTGAT CTTGAGCAGAAACAAAAATATGCAGCATGGAAAGCTGCAGATATAAGCAAAGCTCTCAAAGAAGGAAGGAAACCTGTTGCAGGTCCTCCCGGGGTTGATAATGATCTATCCAGTCCGTCAAGTAGTGGCTAT GATCCTGAAAAAAGCAATACGGATCCGGATATGAAACCGGCAccagaatttgatcaatcatcTCGGTCTTATGATAAAATTGATCCACAGCCATCCTTAAATACTACTCCACTACATCCCTCAAACATTTTATCAACTCCTTCAAATATTCCTCATAATACCAAAAATTATCAATCCCCTACTTTCCATCAGCCACCATCGACTGATGATTACCCATCTCATAATTTCCATCAACTTCCTCCGAATGATGATTATTCGTCCCTCCAATCACCAAACCTGACTGGCAGATCAGATAATAGTACAAGTGCTCATCTATATCAACAGCCATTTCCACAAGAACCTCAACAGCATTTTCCACATTACCAATCTCAAGACATTCCTTCTCACTTATATCCGAACTTTCAGACTTACCCTAGTTTTACAGAGAGTAGTCTCCCTGCTGCTCCATCTCATCACCCTTCTTACTATCAAGGTTCGGAAACTTCGTACAACACCACATCAGCGTCTAATGCATCAAAATTCCATATAACTTCACAGCAGAGCTTAAATGGTAGAAATGGAAACATTTTAGACCCTGCACCTACTTCTGTCCAAGAATATCAATATGATAGCAATTATCAGCCTTCCCCTGAAAAGATTGCAGAGGCACACAAGGCAGCAAGGTTTGCAGTGGGTGCACTGGCATTTGATGATGTCGCAATTGCCATTGACTACCTTCAGAAGTCACTTGAACTATTGACGAATCCGTCAGCAGGTAAGTGA
- the LOC141684724 gene encoding uncharacterized protein LOC141684724 isoform X1, which yields MSTGNENEPAKLLLPFLQRADELHVHDPLVAYYCRLYAMERGLKIPQTERTKTTNALLVSLIKQLEKDKKSLELTPDDSLHIEGFALNVFAKADKQDRAGRADKARLPILITSADLIQPSSYQSPLMASSSTTTPNRSYLNATTGLDSNSPYYLHSSDHPGMILITVTLNEHNYNQWSRSMRIALSSKLKLGFVNGTCVKPACTDNLFTYWTRCNDIVISWLLNTVSPEIRQSVMYLNDAHEIWEDLRIRFAQTNIPKLFNLRREIAYLNQGNMSVSSYFTKFRSLNDELDALTDVPRCDCKKCTCSVNEKLDKFYKSTKLSQFLMGLSDQYTAIRGHLLLMSPVPSLSAAYSILMQEESQRECISGTSSVDSSESIALAVKQNDVGRFSQFQSNSGNKITRISKLKTNADSNVICEICSMTGHNKDKCFCVHGYPEWHRLYGKPKPKPKVQNNRNSDVKNSRAYNVISDAVHEGTDKNSESGAFTNAQCQQLMNMIQTSLKDLSSAASHTASNQNANLGHHHLAGPYLEEDHRDW from the exons ATGAGTACGGGGAATGAAAACGAACCAGCAAAGCTGCTGTTACCTTTCTTACAACGAGCAGATGAGTTGCACGTTCACGATCCTCTCGTCGCTTACTACT GTCGACTTTATGCCATGGAACGAGGATTAAAAATTCCTCAGACGGAGCGTACTAAGACTACCAATGCTCTTCTTGTTTCTCTTATCAAACAGCTTGAAAAG GATAAGAAGTCACTAGAGTTGACACCCGATGATAGTTTACACATTGAAGGATTTGCGTTGAACGTCTTTGCAAAGGCAGACAAGCAAGATCGGGCTGGTCGAGCTGATAA agccaggttacCAATACTGATTACTTCCGCTGATCTAATTCAACCTTCAAGCTATCAATCTCCGTTAATGGCGAGTTCATCTACTACTACACCTAATCGTTCGTACTTGAATGCAACTACAGGTCTTGACTCTAATTCACCATATTATCTTCACTCTTCTGATCATCCAGGTATGATCTTAATCACTGTTACTCTCAACGAACACAACTACAATCAGTGGTCTAGATCTATGCGTATTGCTTTATCATCAAAACTGAAGTTAGGTTTTGTCAATGGAACATGTGTTAAGCCTGCTTGTACTGATAATCTGTTTACTTACTGGACTCGTTGTAATGATATTGTAATTTCATGGCTGCTTAACACTGTTTCTCCTGAAATTAGACAGAGTGTTATGTACTTGAATGATGCTCATGAAATTTGGGAGGATTTGAGAATTAGGTTTGCTCAGACAAACATTCCGAAACTGTTCAATCTTCGAAGAGAAATTGCCTATCTAAATCAAGGAAATATGTCAGTCTCTTCATACTTCACTAAGTTTCGCTCCTTAAATGATGAATTAGATGCTCTAACTGATGTGCCTCGATGTGATTGTAAAAAGTGCACTTGCTCTGTTAATGAGAAACTGGATAAATTCTATAAGAGCACAAAATTATCTCAGTTCTTGATGGGATTAAGTGATCAGTATACTGCAATTAGAGGACATTTGTTGTTGATGAGTCCGGTTCCAAGTTTGAGTGCTGCTTATAGTATACTGATGCAAGAAGAAAGTCAAAGAGAATGTATCTCTGGTACTAGCAGTGTCGATTCATCTGAGTCAATAGCTTTGGCAGTGAAGCAAAATGATGTTGGGAGGTTTTCTCAATTTCAGTCTAATTCTGGAAACAAGATTACTCGTATCTCTAAACTAAAGACTAATGCAGATAGTAATGTGATTTGTGAAATTTGTAGTATGACAGGTCACAATAAGGATAAATGTTTCTGTGTGCACGGATATCCTGAATGGCATAGACTCTATGGCAAGCCTAAGCCCAAACCAAAGGTTCAAAATAATAGGAACTCTGATGTTAAGAACTCTCGTGCTTACAATGTTATTTCAGATGCTGTTCATGAAGGGACTGATAAGAATAGTGAATCTGGAGCTTTCACTAATGCACAATGTCAGCAACTAATGAACATGATACAGACAAGTCTTAAGGATCTCTCCTCTGCTGCAAGTCATACTGCTTCAAATCAAAATGCAAATCTTGGACATCATCATCTAGCTG GACCATATCTTGAAGAAGACCATAGAGATTGGTGA
- the LOC141683029 gene encoding uncharacterized protein LOC141683029, whose amino-acid sequence MTTQLIDSIGVVEATGGFVRSESSKRLSENGELEARFVKKAKSGGELGDGIRKVAEIVLVLATMGKIRGGEVPSVVEMEMMQNARDKLVEVSGQFAPKDVFPTHVFGSIIEDLGIDSSRGHKLGFQPPKISIGQKVTLTKQKMENSEKYAPQSPKFMYQTAESNICSSVESHSGVRTFSAEKSSPVTSSLGFQPSGLVSTEISTSLPYQLPTSEVRPPVSSGLPSSDIGKHASALTFPRAERPYFSLNGKPSEISYSSQVQGNSSGDNTKTPTWTVQSQASSSAKTVSDSNASFNASVKGGVPVMSKMTSQANISRPFITQTTSVNPLGVHQHIQQGKRFVQSLSSGNSHDEIGKIVQKLLQEQVPKCPVWAPPSRDYMSKALPCQICKLVVSEVDNVLVCDACEKGYHLNCLQMLNTKTLPKAEWQCGKCFSLGGGKPLPPKYGRVTRNSTVLKVSSHTTAVHLSVDKNVGTIDVKDKLEGTTTNKTSGIRSALTGALDKSNHFSATAQAGDRRVMQGNGSTSAEGKYAQEHPSRYSSNNLMKTPGVSICSSNHIATDVEIADVKVMQSNGPLSSNGKKDEYHPSDPVANNLVVSLGACNVTYDDVKVEEKLDPKCNSRHSAKSVTVGRKFEDSQTSGHNKNEQANLTNNSEIPSQHYSETNIKVSELGKSCGEDFLKYTIRDDANKDNNGVSGNHVETNGTCIGPEEHSESLPNSLHDVDWIGDIIQTVDEKTYYQSCSVSGVIYKVQDHALFRSNNNSLTPFKLQSMWEDGKTRSKWVVASRCYFPADLPEAVGRPYSPEINEVYESNHDTILSAGSIEGPCEVFPPRTFIKETERSTRLGSPLYICKWFYDEKKGLFRAVTN is encoded by the exons ATGACTACACAATTGATTGATTCAATTGGTGTGGTAGAGGCTACTGGCGGGTTTGTTAGATCCGAGAGCTCGAAAAGGCTTTCGGAGAATGGGGAATTAGAGGCTAGGTTTGTTAAGAAGGCGAAAAGCGGAGGGGAATTAGGTGATGGGATTAGGAAAGTGGCGGAGATTGTGTTGGTGTTGGCTACAATGGGGAAGATTAGAGGAGGAGAGGTTCCCTCTGTTGTCGAGATGGAGATGATGCAGAATGCTAGAGATAAATTGGTGGAGGTTTCGGGGCAGTTTGCTCCGAAAGATGTTTTTCCTACTCATGTGTTTGGTTCGATTATTGAGGATCTTGGAATTGATAGTTCTAGAGGGCATAAGTTAGGGTTTCAGCCTCCTAAGATTTCGATTGGTCAGAAGGTTACTTTAACTAAGCAAAAG ATGGAGAATTCCGAGAAATATGCTCCACAGTCGCCCAAGTTTATGTATCAAACAGCGGAATCAAACATATGCTcatcagttgaaagtcattcTGGTGTCCGAACATTTTCCGCGGAGAAATCAAGTCCTGTAACATCTTCGTTAGGTTTTCAGCCATCAGGTCTTGTGTCTACAGAAATTTCCACATCTTTACCATATCAGTTACCCACCAGCGAAGTCAGACCCCCAGTTTCTAGTGGACTGCCTAGCAGTGATATTGGAAAACATGCTTCTGCATTGACATTTCCTAGAGCTGAGAGGCCTTATTTTTCTTTGAATGGAAAACCCAGTGAAATTTCCTACAGTTCACAAGTTCAAG GAAATTCTTCTGGAGATAACACAAAAACTCCGACATGGACAGTGCAATCACAAGCTTCCTCATCAGCCAAAACTGTATCAGATAGTAATGCATCTTTCAATGCTTCTGTAAAGGGAGGAGTTCCTGTTATGTCAAAAATGACCTCTCAAGCAAATATCTCTAGACCGTTTATCACTCAGACCACATCCGTGAATCCACTTGGCGTACACCAGCATATCCAGCAGGGTAAAAGATTTGTACAATCTCTGTCTTCAGGCAACAGCCACGATGAAATTGGTAAAATCGTTCAAAAGTTACTGCAAGAACAGGTTCCAAAGTGTCCCGTCTGGGCTCCTCCTTCGAGGGATTACATGAGCAAGGCTTTACCTTGTCAAATTTGTAAGCTCGTCGTCAGTGAAGTTGATAATGTTCTTGTTTGTGATGCTTGTGAGAAAGGGTACCATCTAAATTGTCTCCAGATGCTCAACACAAAAACACTTCCTAAAGCCGAATGGCAATGTGGAAAGTGTTTCTCCCTTGGTGGTGGGAAACCATTACCCCCCAAGTATGGCCGTGTCACACGAAATTCAACTGTGCTAAAAGTTTCGTCTCATACAACAGCGGTTCATTTATCTGTAGATAAGAATGTAGGGACAATTGATGTGAAGGACAAATTAGAGGGAACGACAACAAATAAGACTTCAGGTATACGAAGTGCTCTAACGGGTGCGTTGGACAAGTCAAACCATTTTTCAGCTACTGCACAGGCGGGTGATAGGAGAGTAATGCAGGGGAATGGATCAACATCAGCCGAAGGTAAATATGCACAGGAGCATCCCAGTAGATATAGCTCAAATAACTTGATGAAAACCCCAGGGGTTTCTATTTGCAGCAGTAACCATATTGCAACTGATGTGGAAATAGCAGACGTGAAAGTAATGCAAAGTAATGGCCCACTTTCCAGTAATGGTAAGAAAGATGAATACCATCCTTCTGACCCTGTTGCAAATAACTTGGTCGTGAGCTTAGGAGCTTGTAATGTTACATATGATGACGTCAAAGTAGAAGAGAAACTAGATCCAAAATGTAACTCACGGCATTCAGCGAAGTCTGTGACAGTTGGCAGAAAATTTGAGGATTCCCAAACCTCGGGACATAACAAAAACGAGCAAGCAAATTTAACAAACAACTCTGAAATTCCATCCCAACATTATTCTGAGACAAACATTAAGGTGTCGGAGCTTGGTAAATCATGCGGTGAAGACTTTCTGAAGTACACGATTCGTGATGATGCCAATAAGGATAACAATGGAGTTTCAGGTAATCATGTTGAGACTAATGGAACCTGTATTGGGCCTGAAGAGCATAGTGAATCTTTACCAAATAGCTTGCATGATGTTGACTGGATTGGTGATATAATACAAACTGTGGATGAAAAGACATATTACCAGTCTTGCTCTGTGAGTGGAGTTATTTATAAGGTTCAAGATCATGCACTTTTTCGTTCAAACAATAACAGCTTGACACCTTTTAAGCTTCAG AGTATGTGGGAGGACGGCAAAACCAGATCAAAGTGGGTTGTTGCGTCTCGGTGTTACTTTCCTGCAGATTTGCCAGAGGCCGTTGGCCGTCCGTACTCCCCAGAAATCAATGAG GTCTATGAGTCTAATCATGATACTATACTGAGTGCTGGCTCAATCGAAGGCCCCTGTGAAGTTTTTCCTCCACGGACATTTATTAAGGAAACGGAGAGGAGTACTCGTTTGGGGAGTCCACTCTACATTTGCAA ATGGTTCTACGATGAAAAAAAGGGTCTATTTCGAGCAGTTACAAATTAA